In the genome of Mycobacterium kansasii ATCC 12478, one region contains:
- a CDS encoding FAD binding domain-containing protein, which produces MQVPGPFEYERATSVDHAIGLLDRLGEGARVVAGGHSLLPMMKLRIANPEYLVDINDLVPELGYVITDPTLVRIGAMTRHREILESDTLAAVCPIFRDAERVIADPVVRNRGTLGGSLCQADPAEDLSTVCTVLDAVCLARGPSGEREIAIDDFMVGPYETAVAHNELLVEVRIPLRHNTSSAYAKVERRVGDWAVTAAGASITLDGDTIAAVRVGLTAVNPDRTALAELSQALLGRPATEETFAEAGRQASQACDPVTDIRGTAEYKRHLASELTIRTLRTATERVRNIPEPEGN; this is translated from the coding sequence ATGCAAGTACCTGGGCCCTTCGAATACGAGCGTGCGACCAGCGTCGACCACGCCATCGGATTACTGGATCGGTTGGGGGAGGGGGCGCGAGTGGTCGCCGGCGGCCACAGCCTGCTGCCGATGATGAAGCTGCGTATCGCCAACCCGGAATATCTGGTCGACATCAACGACCTGGTGCCCGAACTCGGATACGTGATCACCGACCCGACCCTGGTGCGCATCGGCGCCATGACCCGGCATCGCGAGATCCTGGAGTCCGACACGCTTGCGGCGGTGTGCCCGATCTTTCGCGATGCCGAACGCGTGATCGCCGACCCGGTGGTCCGCAACCGCGGTACCCTGGGCGGTTCGCTGTGTCAGGCCGATCCGGCCGAGGACCTGTCGACGGTGTGCACGGTGCTGGACGCCGTATGCCTGGCACGGGGGCCGTCGGGCGAGCGTGAGATTGCGATCGACGACTTCATGGTCGGACCATACGAGACCGCGGTGGCGCACAACGAGCTCCTGGTCGAGGTACGTATCCCGCTGCGGCACAACACCTCCAGCGCCTATGCGAAAGTTGAACGGCGGGTTGGTGATTGGGCAGTCACCGCAGCCGGTGCGTCGATCACGCTCGACGGCGACACCATCGCCGCCGTCCGGGTGGGTCTCACCGCGGTGAATCCCGATAGGACAGCGCTCGCCGAGCTTTCCCAGGCGCTGTTGGGCCGGCCGGCCACCGAGGAAACCTTCGCCGAGGCAGGCCGGCAAGCAAGCCAAGCCTGCGATCCGGTGACCGATATACGCGGCACCGCCGAGTACAAGCGGCACCTGGCTTCCGAATTAACGATTCGCACGCTGCGTACCGCGACCGAGCGGGTGCGCAACATCCCTGAGCCGGAAGGGAACTAA
- a CDS encoding (2Fe-2S)-binding protein yields the protein MQVNMTVNGEQVTAEVEPRMLLVHFLRDQLGLTGTHWGCDTSNCGTCVVDVDGVPVKSCTMLAVMASGHNVRTVEGLAGADGSLDPVQEGFMRCHGLQCGFCTPGMMITARALLDRNPDPDEQTIREAISGQICRCTGYTTIVRSIQWAAKNSTAKAES from the coding sequence ATGCAGGTAAACATGACCGTCAACGGTGAACAGGTCACCGCCGAGGTCGAACCCCGGATGCTGCTAGTGCACTTCCTCCGGGATCAGTTGGGGCTCACCGGAACTCACTGGGGCTGCGACACCAGCAACTGCGGAACCTGCGTGGTCGACGTCGACGGCGTCCCGGTGAAATCGTGCACGATGCTGGCCGTCATGGCATCCGGACACAACGTGCGGACCGTTGAAGGATTGGCGGGGGCTGACGGATCACTCGACCCGGTGCAAGAAGGGTTCATGCGCTGCCACGGGTTGCAATGCGGCTTCTGCACACCGGGCATGATGATCACCGCCCGGGCGCTGCTGGACCGCAACCCCGATCCCGACGAGCAGACCATCCGGGAGGCGATCTCCGGACAGATCTGCCGGTGCACCGGATACACCACAATTGTGCGGTCCATCCAATGGGCCGCGAAGAACTCCACCGCAAAGGCAGAGTCATGA
- a CDS encoding aerobic carbon-monoxide dehydrogenase large subunit gives MTTIESRPPAPEGRPEDTADNDQKPCGHGRMLRKEDPRFIRGRGTYVDDVTLPGMLHLAILRSPYAHARIVSIDTTAALAHPKVKAVVTGADLAEKGLAWMPTLANDVQAVLATDKVRFQGQEVAFVVAEDRYSARDALELIDVEYDPLDPVVDVRKALDPTAAVIRTDLEGKTDNHIFDWETGDAAATEAVFGKADVVVKQEMVYPRVHPAPMETCGAVADLDPVTGKLTLWTTSQAPHAHRTLYALVAGLPEHKIRVISPDIGGGFGNKVPIYPGYVCAIVGSLVLGKPVKWMEDRSENLTSTSFARDYIMVGEIAATKDGKILALRSNVLADHGAFNGQAAPTKYPAGFFGVFTGSYDLEAAYCHMTAVYTNKAPGGVAYACSFRITEAVYFVERLVDCLAFELKMDPAELRLRNLLKPEQFPYTTKTGWVYDSGDYEATMRKAMDMIGYDALREEQRRRRQQGELMGIGMSFFTEAVGAGPRKDMDILGLGMADGCELRVHPTGKAVVRLSVQTQGQGHETTFAQIVAEELGIPPDDIEVVHGDTDQTPFGLGTYGSRSTPVSGGAAALVARKVRDKAKIIASGMLEVSVADLEWEKGKFHVKGDPSASVTIQDVAMRAHGAGDLPEGIEGGLDAEVCYNPSNLTYPYGAYFCVVDVDPGTGVVKVRRFLAVDDCGTRINPMIIEGQVHGGVVDGIGMALMEMIAFDEDGNCLGGSLMDYLIPTALEVPHLETGHTVTPSPHHPIGAKGIGESATVGSPPAVVNAVVDALAPFGVRHADMPLTPSRVWEAMQGRARPPI, from the coding sequence ATGACCACCATCGAGTCACGTCCGCCGGCCCCGGAGGGACGGCCGGAAGACACCGCTGACAACGACCAGAAGCCGTGCGGCCACGGCCGGATGCTCCGCAAGGAGGATCCCCGTTTCATCCGCGGCCGCGGCACCTACGTCGACGACGTCACGCTGCCCGGCATGCTGCACCTGGCGATCCTGCGCTCCCCGTATGCGCACGCCCGCATCGTCAGTATCGACACCACTGCAGCCCTTGCCCATCCGAAGGTCAAGGCGGTGGTGACCGGCGCCGACCTGGCGGAGAAGGGCCTGGCCTGGATGCCGACACTGGCGAATGACGTGCAGGCCGTGCTAGCCACCGACAAGGTGCGCTTCCAGGGCCAAGAGGTGGCGTTCGTCGTTGCCGAAGACCGGTATTCGGCCCGCGATGCGCTGGAGCTCATCGACGTCGAGTACGACCCACTCGATCCTGTCGTGGACGTCCGCAAGGCGCTCGACCCGACCGCGGCGGTGATCCGCACCGACCTGGAGGGCAAGACAGACAACCACATCTTCGACTGGGAGACCGGCGACGCGGCCGCTACCGAAGCGGTGTTCGGCAAGGCCGATGTCGTCGTCAAGCAGGAGATGGTTTATCCGCGGGTACACCCCGCGCCGATGGAAACCTGCGGTGCGGTAGCCGATTTGGATCCGGTCACCGGCAAACTGACGCTGTGGACCACCTCGCAGGCACCGCACGCCCACCGCACGCTGTACGCGTTGGTCGCGGGGCTTCCCGAACACAAGATCCGGGTCATCTCACCCGACATCGGCGGCGGGTTCGGCAACAAGGTGCCGATCTACCCCGGCTATGTGTGCGCGATCGTCGGCTCGCTGGTGTTGGGCAAGCCCGTCAAGTGGATGGAGGACCGCAGCGAGAACCTGACCTCCACCAGCTTCGCCCGCGACTACATCATGGTCGGCGAGATCGCGGCCACCAAGGACGGCAAGATTCTGGCGCTGCGGTCCAACGTGCTGGCCGATCACGGCGCGTTCAACGGCCAGGCGGCTCCGACGAAGTACCCGGCCGGTTTCTTCGGGGTGTTCACCGGCAGCTACGACCTGGAAGCCGCCTACTGCCATATGACGGCGGTGTACACCAACAAGGCGCCCGGCGGGGTGGCCTATGCGTGCTCCTTCCGGATTACCGAGGCCGTGTACTTCGTCGAGCGGCTGGTGGACTGTCTGGCCTTCGAGCTGAAGATGGACCCGGCCGAGCTGCGACTGCGAAACCTGTTGAAGCCCGAGCAATTCCCGTACACCACCAAGACGGGCTGGGTGTACGACTCGGGTGACTACGAGGCCACCATGCGCAAGGCCATGGACATGATCGGCTACGACGCGTTACGCGAGGAACAACGGCGCAGAAGGCAGCAAGGCGAGCTGATGGGCATCGGCATGTCGTTCTTCACCGAGGCCGTGGGCGCCGGGCCGCGCAAGGACATGGACATCCTGGGCCTGGGTATGGCCGACGGCTGCGAGCTGCGGGTGCATCCGACGGGCAAAGCCGTTGTGCGGCTTTCGGTTCAGACACAGGGCCAGGGTCACGAAACGACGTTCGCGCAGATCGTCGCGGAGGAGCTGGGCATCCCGCCCGACGATATCGAGGTGGTGCACGGCGACACCGACCAGACGCCGTTCGGGCTGGGCACCTACGGCAGCCGCTCGACCCCGGTATCGGGTGGGGCTGCGGCGCTGGTGGCCCGCAAGGTGCGTGACAAGGCCAAGATCATCGCCTCGGGCATGCTGGAAGTCTCGGTGGCCGACCTGGAATGGGAGAAGGGCAAGTTCCACGTCAAGGGTGACCCCTCGGCGTCGGTGACTATCCAAGATGTCGCGATGCGTGCCCACGGCGCCGGTGATCTGCCGGAGGGTATCGAGGGCGGGTTGGACGCCGAGGTGTGCTACAACCCGTCGAACCTGACCTACCCCTACGGCGCGTATTTCTGTGTGGTGGACGTCGATCCGGGCACCGGCGTGGTCAAAGTGCGCCGCTTCCTGGCCGTCGATGACTGCGGCACCCGGATCAACCCGATGATCATCGAGGGTCAGGTGCACGGCGGCGTCGTCGACGGAATCGGGATGGCGCTGATGGAGATGATCGCCTTCGACGAGGATGGCAACTGCCTGGGCGGCTCGCTGATGGACTACCTGATCCCGACCGCGCTCGAGGTGCCACACCTGGAGACCGGCCACACCGTCACGCCATCACCGCATCACCCGATCGGCGCGAAAGGCATCGGCGAGTCGGCCACCGTCGGATCCCCGCCCGCGGTGGTGAACGCGGTGGTGGATGCGTTGGCGCCGTTCGGAGTTCGCCACGCCGACATGCCGCTGACGCCGTCGCGGGTGTGGGAAGCCATGCAGGGCCGGGCGAGGCCACCGATTTAG
- a CDS encoding XdhC family protein — translation MTISERARQLLAARTPFVHARVVRAQPPASAYPGDEAILLADGTIEGFVGGQCAQNSVRKAALGALQAGESVLLRVLPDGDVHFPEAPGACVVVNPCLSGGALEIFLTPQLPAPLIRVYGTTPIADALVQLCGVLGYDARRDTEPAAAAAVPTALVIASHGGPEAEIIRAALDNGVGYIGLVASKVRGASILSSLDLSEGERARIHTPVGLPIGAKTPAEIAVSIAAELIAALRKGNLSVSATAPPEAVDPVCGMTVTVGPTTEHLRREGTDYWFCGSGCRATFATRPVG, via the coding sequence ATGACCATCAGCGAACGGGCTCGGCAACTACTGGCGGCACGAACACCGTTCGTGCACGCGAGGGTGGTGCGGGCCCAGCCGCCCGCCTCCGCCTATCCGGGTGACGAGGCGATACTGCTGGCGGACGGCACAATTGAAGGTTTCGTCGGCGGCCAGTGCGCGCAGAACTCGGTCCGCAAGGCGGCGCTGGGCGCATTGCAGGCCGGCGAAAGCGTGCTGCTGCGGGTGCTTCCCGACGGTGACGTGCACTTCCCGGAAGCGCCCGGCGCCTGCGTGGTGGTCAACCCCTGTCTGTCCGGTGGGGCGCTGGAGATCTTCTTGACCCCGCAGCTGCCGGCGCCGCTGATCCGGGTCTACGGCACCACGCCGATCGCGGACGCGCTGGTCCAGCTGTGTGGCGTGCTGGGATACGACGCGCGACGCGACACCGAGCCGGCTGCCGCCGCCGCAGTGCCGACTGCCCTCGTGATCGCCAGCCACGGTGGCCCGGAGGCCGAAATCATCCGTGCCGCACTGGATAACGGCGTCGGGTATATCGGCCTGGTGGCCAGCAAGGTCCGCGGCGCTTCGATCCTGAGCTCGCTGGACCTGTCCGAGGGCGAGCGGGCCCGCATCCACACGCCGGTCGGATTGCCGATCGGCGCCAAGACCCCGGCGGAGATCGCGGTGTCGATCGCCGCCGAGCTGATCGCCGCCCTGCGCAAGGGCAACTTGAGCGTGAGCGCAACCGCGCCGCCGGAGGCGGTCGACCCGGTATGCGGCATGACGGTGACCGTCGGGCCGACGACGGAACACCTGCGGCGAGAAGGCACCGACTACTGGTTCTGCGGTTCGGGATGCCGCGCCACATTCGCAACCCGGCCGGTCGGATGA
- a CDS encoding nucleotidyltransferase family protein: MTVTGVVLAAGSSRRLGTPKQLLPYRDTTLLGATLDVARGAGFDQLIVTLGGAAEKVRDTVPLAGVDVVVSDDHGAGCSASLREALQRVDPQAAGIVLMLGDQPGVNPATLRQMATRGPAAEIMVCRYADGIGHPFWLSRTIFGELAQLHGDKGVWRLMESGRHQVRELTVDGPVPLDVDTWDDYQRLVTS, from the coding sequence ATGACGGTCACCGGAGTCGTGCTCGCCGCCGGCAGTTCCCGACGGCTGGGCACACCCAAACAGTTGCTGCCATACCGGGATACGACGTTGCTGGGAGCGACCCTGGATGTCGCTCGCGGCGCCGGATTCGATCAGTTGATCGTCACCTTGGGCGGTGCCGCCGAGAAGGTGCGTGACACGGTGCCCCTGGCCGGGGTCGACGTGGTGGTCAGTGACGACCACGGGGCCGGGTGTTCGGCGTCGCTGCGGGAGGCGTTGCAGCGCGTGGACCCGCAGGCCGCCGGCATCGTGCTGATGCTGGGCGACCAGCCGGGCGTGAATCCCGCGACGCTGCGGCAGATGGCGACCCGAGGACCGGCGGCCGAAATCATGGTGTGCCGCTATGCCGACGGCATCGGACATCCATTCTGGCTGAGCCGCACCATCTTCGGTGAGCTGGCGCAACTGCACGGCGACAAGGGGGTGTGGAGGCTGATGGAGTCGGGCCGGCACCAGGTGCGCGAACTCACGGTCGACGGTCCGGTGCCGCTCGACGTGGACACCTGGGACGACTACCAGCGACTGGTGACATCGTGA